GGATAAACCGAGTATTTCGTCTGAGATGGGCATCTTCAGAGAATTGAAAAAATCAAACAAGAATGATGAGATTCTGAAAAAAGAGTCTCCAGTGACTCTCGTTGATCATCTCACAGAAGTAAGAGAGCAATTGAAGGTTAGCCTGAGCCGTCTAAAGGGACTTTCTGAAACTGAGAAAAAAGCCATTGAGATGGCTTCCATTCTGCATGACATAGGAAAAGCACATCCTATTTTCCAAAAGGCCCTCGGGCTAAATGGATGGGCAGGAAAGGATGTCTGGGCGAAATCAGGAAAACAAAGCGTAGCTTTGAAATTCGAGAGGAAGGGCTTCAGGCACGAGCTCGCCTCATTAATCATCCTTTTAGCAAACCAGAATTTAATACGCGAAGCGATTAGAGATGAGGTCGTTTTCGACTTGACTTCATATCTGGTAGTATCACATCATGGCAGGATCCGCTGTTCTGTAAGGTCGACGCCATTTGAAGCCCTTAATTCTCAAGGCTCCATGATAAGAGGAGTGATGGAAGGCGATGAGATTCCATCATTAGATCTTTCAAACCTCTTAGGTGTCAATTTGCCGCCGACTAGAGTTGATTTCTCTTGTCTCGAAGCCAAAGAGGACTCTAGGTCATGGGTTGATAGGGTATGGGGACTGGTCGAAGGACCAGGTTCGATTGGGCCATTTAGATTGGGCTATTTAGAAGCAATCGTCAGAATATCTGATTGGAGAGCCAGTGATATGGTTCCCATCGTGGCATTGGGGGCTTATTGATGAAAACTATAGAATTGCATGGTTGCCGCACCTTTCCACTATTAGATTATCTCAAAGGCCTCGGGTGTTATAGGATAATTTCAACTCAGAAGGATACATCGGCCCTTTGTTATTGGAATAAAAGTAACTTAAGCATTTTAACATCATTGAGTCAGGAAGAATTTTTATCCTTCTTCCTTGACGATTATGCTCCTTCCCCGCTATTCGGACCTTGGGGCGCAAGAAGTGGTTTCTATAAAACTGGAAGTGAAGCTACCGCTTCTAAAGCTTTAGAAAAGTTGCTTTCTGTAGATAATCCACGCTTTAATCGTTTAAGAGAGGCACAGTCGAGATTGAAAAAAATTATGATTTCCCTCGGTCTCGAAGAGAAACCTAAAGATGAAAGTAAGGTAGAGTTCCTTAGGATGATTAGGAATTGGGCACCTGACGATATGATTGAATGGATAGATGCTGTCTATATACTCACGGATAATGAAGAAAGACCAGTATCTTTTACACCTCTTTTAGGTACTGGTGGGAATGAAGGGAGCTATAGTTATTTTTCGAACTATCTCCAATCTTTATGCGAAGCGTTTGTCGATAAAACACGACGAGACGATTCAAAAGAGCTTCTCATTCATTCTCTATATGGAAAAGGCTCTCCGAAATTGTCCGATTTGAATGCTGGCCAATTCAATCCCGGAGCTATTTGCGAAATCAATGCGGGGGAAGGATATCTCCAAAAAAAGAAGACAATGAATCCTTGGGATATAATATTAGGATTTGAAGGTTTACAATACTTCTCCGGCTCATGTTCTAAGAGATATTCGACTGGACAAAGCGGAGAACCATCGTTTCCTTTTATCGCGCAACCAACATCTGTTGGAGGAGGAAGCCTGGCATCTCTTGATGTTTTGAATAAAAAATTTGAGGCTGAATTCTGGGTTCCTGTTTGGAGGACGCCAAAGAGCAATCGAGAATTGATAGCTACATTTCGAGAAGCCCGTGCCCATATACTTATGAGAGAAGCTCGGAAAGGACTCGATTACGCAATGGCTGTGGCTAGCCTGGGAGTTGATCGGGGTTTTGACTCATTCATTAGATTTGGAAGAATAGCTAGGCAGGGAAGTGGTGACCAAGCAAATGCAATCGCAGTGCATTTAGCCGAGCATAAAGTAAAGGCGTTGCCAGGCGTGGGGCTAATCGATGAGGTGTCCGGGTGGTTGAGTCTTTTAGAGTCTAAAGAAAAAATATCTGCATTATTGATGAGTAGTCTTAGGAACACGCAAGCAGCAATCGTGGATTATTGTCATCATGGGACAAAGGAACGTCTCCAACAAGTATTGATATCTCTTGGAACTTTACATTCTGCACTTTCGAAATCATCTATAATTGAAGACGAATCGAAAGGCATTCTGCCAAAGATGAATATTAAGCTAGATTGGTTTAACCAATGCAATGATGGTACGACTGAATATCGCATAGCCGCTTCTTTAGCTTCAATATTCGATTCAAATATTGGTTCCATTAAGGAGAACATATTCCCTGTAACTAGGGAGAATGGCCAGTGGCGCTGGAAAAAAGGCTCCCAAAAATGCGTTTGGATGCAAACTAGCCTCATAGAAAATATGATTCGGATTTTAAAGAGGCGTTTGGTCGATGGTGAGCGGCTATCTTTAAATTATACACCTTTAGGCTCGTTAATTTTTGCTTCCTCTTATGATATAAATAGATTTCTGGAGGGAAAAGTCAATGACAAAAAGATATTAGATCTCTGGAGAGGTCTGGCTTTAATAAGGTGGGATAGCTGGAAACAAGCTGATTACTATCTCGATGGAGAATTATATTCAGAAATACCATCTGACTATGCAATTTTGAAATTGACATATCTGCCAGGTGGGATCACTCTAAATAAAAAAGGCTTTGCAAAATTAAGTTTTAACGGAAAGGATGGAATTCAAATAAAACCTGATGCGCGGGTAATCGAAATGCTTGGTGCATGCAGAGGAGTAGAGGCTTTGCGTATCGCTGCAAAGAGGATACAGATAGCCGGGTTTGTTTTAAAAGGACAACGTAGAGGAATGAATTACGACCCTGGTTTCAATCCAGATGCTGAACGTTCTAAAAGATTGGCAGCGTCGCTCCTCATTCCATTTTCAGGAGTAGATGTGTTAATGAAAAAAGTGGTACGAGATATAGAGATCCTCGAAAGTAACCAAAAGGGAGAGGAAATCATTAAAGAAGGAGCGTGAATAAATGAGTTTGGAGAATCTGATGAAGGAATTGGAAACGGCAAACAGGCTCTTAATGAAGGCGAGATTAAAGCCCCTGCAGGGAGATAGATTCCAGCCTACTGGCTTCCCTGATCTAGGACCAGCAGAGTATGTGGCGCCTGATGGAACTGCCATGTTGTTGGTTGAATCAGCTCAATCAATGGCCAATCGAATGGAAGCAGTCTGTTGGGACGATGGAAAAAATGATATCATCCCGGAGTTGAAAGGTCTACCTTACATAATGGTTAAATTGAAAGACGGTGCCACAACGACGTCAATACAGGAGGCGCATCGAATAAATTCAGAATACATATTGGGAAAGAAGGGAGACCCTACTTTCGTCGAATTATTTAAAAAAGAGGCTGGCGTAAATGATAGCACACCAATCGAGTGGAAAAAAATCTATGCGACTATTTTCAAATACGATCCTAACTCGCTCGTTCATGGTGCTTTTTTAGAGGAGGTAGATGGGAGAATTAGATTTCCCAGGGCTCTATCTGCTTTCATCGAAGCAGCAGACGTGAAGCCTGTTCAAAGCGGTGGTGTAAAATTCAGCAGAGTTGCAATGAAGGAAAAGCAGGGAGAGGGAAACGTTCCATATACGCGAATAGAGTATGTTGCCAGAGACATAACGGCCTATTTCAATGTGGATTTATCTGCAATTCGATCAATGGGTTTGGGAAAGAATGCAGAGAATCTGATTATTGCGCTCTCGCTGTTCAAAATAAGGAAATTCTTGGAGAAGGGTCTTAGATTGAGAACCGCTTGTGACCTACAATTAATAGGAGACTTGGAAATTAGTCCCTCCTCATTCAGATTCCCCTCCTCAAAGGAATTATCGGATGAGCTGCCAAAACTCATTGAATCATGTTCGAACATGTTCCCAGAGCCTAGAGTAACTCAAATAAGCGCTAAGGCCTGAGAAAATGTTGACGCTATCCCTTAGATTTCCAGCAGGAGCCTATCACGCCACACCTTGGGGTGCCCATGTTAATGAGGCACAAAAGGAGTGGCCCCCTTCCCCTTGGCGAATAATGAGGGCCATGTTGGCAACGTGGAAGAGGAGGGCTTCAGACATAAAAGAGAGTATTATGAGAGAAATTATGATTCAGCTCTGTGCGGAACCCCCATCTTTCTTGCTTCCCAAAGTGTCCGTGGGTCATTCAAGGCACTATGTCCCCTGGATCAAATCATCGAAGTCGACAAAGGGATTAATTTTTGATGATTTCGTAGCCATTTCTAAGAATGCGACCGCCTTTATATACTGGCCTAATGCAATAATTTCAAAAGAAGGAAAAGAGGCTCTTTCTACAATAGTCTCAAAATTATCTTATTTGGGCAGAGCAGAGTCATGGTGCGAAGTCAAGGTCGTGGAGATAGAATCGGAGGAATTAATTCTATTAGCAAGGTCTAATGGTTTATATCTCGTTGAGCCAGCATCGAAAAATCGAGAAATGCTAGATGGAAGCGGAGAAGGATTAATCAGAAGAATTCTTACTCCTCTACCTATTAACGGTGATAAGCAATTAACAGAAAAGCATGTCTTGATGATTAGCACTAATGAATTGAGAAATGAATTGAATCAGCTAACGCCACCTGGTGCTTTTTGGGAAGAATATTATTTGCCTGAGGGCTGCATAGATGATCAACCATCCCCCGTCCCCCCCTCTACAACTTGCTCTGAGAAAATAAGGGCAATAAGGTATTCATTAGACGCACCAGCACTTCCTCCTGTGACCAAGACCTTGCGTGTGGCCGAAAGAGTGAGGGCGGCATGCATGAGTATCTATGGAGGGGAAGATAGAAAGAAATCTGAGTTTTTCTCGGGTAAAAATGAATCAGGTGAGCCTTTGAAAGGTCACCCACAT
This genomic window from Methanomassiliicoccales archaeon contains:
- the csb2 gene encoding type I-U CRISPR-associated protein Csb2 produces the protein MLTLSLRFPAGAYHATPWGAHVNEAQKEWPPSPWRIMRAMLATWKRRASDIKESIMREIMIQLCAEPPSFLLPKVSVGHSRHYVPWIKSSKSTKGLIFDDFVAISKNATAFIYWPNAIISKEGKEALSTIVSKLSYLGRAESWCEVKVVEIESEELILLARSNGLYLVEPASKNREMLDGSGEGLIRRILTPLPINGDKQLTEKHVLMISTNELRNELNQLTPPGAFWEEYYLPEGCIDDQPSPVPPSTTCSEKIRAIRYSLDAPALPPVTKTLRVAERVRAACMSIYGGEDRKKSEFFSGKNESGEPLKGHPHAYFLPSDDDLDGKLDHLLVFSHDVISDDHVSSLRNLKRLSPRGSEMAIGLLLVEESSAEEGASPLLSRSRIWESCTPFLLSRHPKTYRNGIWKTIAKPERLVIDVLEGTKRDKSSILVDYGVSPDLNLLQKDGPLHQLLSSLEIASFPKPLRITILPELRMRGSVRRWSEFQRTRSNGMTPCYGPGYGFRIEFDEEVPGPIAVGFACHEGMGMFRPLR
- a CDS encoding CRISPR-associated endonuclease Cas3'', whose translation is DKPSISSEMGIFRELKKSNKNDEILKKESPVTLVDHLTEVREQLKVSLSRLKGLSETEKKAIEMASILHDIGKAHPIFQKALGLNGWAGKDVWAKSGKQSVALKFERKGFRHELASLIILLANQNLIREAIRDEVVFDLTSYLVVSHHGRIRCSVRSTPFEALNSQGSMIRGVMEGDEIPSLDLSNLLGVNLPPTRVDFSCLEAKEDSRSWVDRVWGLVEGPGSIGPFRLGYLEAIVRISDWRASDMVPIVALGAY
- the cas7u gene encoding type I-U CRISPR-associated RAMP protein Csb1/Cas7u; translation: MKELETANRLLMKARLKPLQGDRFQPTGFPDLGPAEYVAPDGTAMLLVESAQSMANRMEAVCWDDGKNDIIPELKGLPYIMVKLKDGATTTSIQEAHRINSEYILGKKGDPTFVELFKKEAGVNDSTPIEWKKIYATIFKYDPNSLVHGAFLEEVDGRIRFPRALSAFIEAADVKPVQSGGVKFSRVAMKEKQGEGNVPYTRIEYVARDITAYFNVDLSAIRSMGLGKNAENLIIALSLFKIRKFLEKGLRLRTACDLQLIGDLEISPSSFRFPSSKELSDELPKLIESCSNMFPEPRVTQISAKA
- the csx17 gene encoding type I-U CRISPR-associated protein Csx17, giving the protein MKTIELHGCRTFPLLDYLKGLGCYRIISTQKDTSALCYWNKSNLSILTSLSQEEFLSFFLDDYAPSPLFGPWGARSGFYKTGSEATASKALEKLLSVDNPRFNRLREAQSRLKKIMISLGLEEKPKDESKVEFLRMIRNWAPDDMIEWIDAVYILTDNEERPVSFTPLLGTGGNEGSYSYFSNYLQSLCEAFVDKTRRDDSKELLIHSLYGKGSPKLSDLNAGQFNPGAICEINAGEGYLQKKKTMNPWDIILGFEGLQYFSGSCSKRYSTGQSGEPSFPFIAQPTSVGGGSLASLDVLNKKFEAEFWVPVWRTPKSNRELIATFREARAHILMREARKGLDYAMAVASLGVDRGFDSFIRFGRIARQGSGDQANAIAVHLAEHKVKALPGVGLIDEVSGWLSLLESKEKISALLMSSLRNTQAAIVDYCHHGTKERLQQVLISLGTLHSALSKSSIIEDESKGILPKMNIKLDWFNQCNDGTTEYRIAASLASIFDSNIGSIKENIFPVTRENGQWRWKKGSQKCVWMQTSLIENMIRILKRRLVDGERLSLNYTPLGSLIFASSYDINRFLEGKVNDKKILDLWRGLALIRWDSWKQADYYLDGELYSEIPSDYAILKLTYLPGGITLNKKGFAKLSFNGKDGIQIKPDARVIEMLGACRGVEALRIAAKRIQIAGFVLKGQRRGMNYDPGFNPDAERSKRLAASLLIPFSGVDVLMKKVVRDIEILESNQKGEEIIKEGA